Genomic window (Acidobacteriota bacterium):
GTCCGACAAACCATAGAACCCGAAGACGTTGTAGTTGCCCTGGTAGAGAATCCCCGCCTCGACCAGCCTGGAGACCCTTCCGTTTCCGTCGCCGAACGGGTGAATCGTAACGAGGAAGAAGTGCGCGAGCAGGGCTCGCACCACGGGGTGGTTCGCCATGAACGCCCGGGAATGCACGAACTCGACGAATTCATCAACGAGTCTGGATACGTCTTCCGGCGGCGCGCCCCGATGCACTCCGCCCAGCGCCTCGGTCCCCACGACGACCGGATGCGTCCGCAGGCGCCCAGACTGACCGGAGGGAGGAGTAGTCGAGGAGGCCATGGCATCCATCTGCCGACCCACCGCCGCGTCTGAGAGGGGATTGCCCTCGAGGGCGGTCGTTCCGTGAATCGCACGCACGCGTTTCAGTCGATCGAGCTGAACTCTCCAGTCCGGCGGCAGCACGAGGTTGAGGGCAGCTTCTCTGGACGCCTCGATCTGGATCAACCGCCATATAGCGTCGTCATGCATGTCACGTTTTTTGACAGCTTGTATGACCGCCATCGCGTCCAGAATGATCCCCCCACGTCCGACTAGTCCTCCGTCGCTCTGCCCACGCGCGGGTCCGACGCGCCCCTGCCGACGCTCAGTTCGGGTCGGTCCGCGGGTCGGCCGATTCCACCACCGCCTTGACCGCTTCGAAGATGCCGCGCGCAAGTTCCTGGGAGATCCGTTCGCGGATCGCGCCGCACGGCACGAGGATGGTGTCGCTGTCCGTGTCGATCGCGACGTCCCATCGGTCGCGCGTGATCCCTTCCGGCCGGTCCTCTACCACCTCGGTCGGAATGGCGTTCGCTTCGGGACGACCCGGCGCGACGGAGGCCGCGATCGGAGCGCCGTTGATCAGCACGCGCGCGGAGCGAATGGTGTGCTTCGGGATCTCCCGGTCGCCGAAGTGGAAGGCGTACCCATCCTCGGTGAATAGCGTCAGCCCTTCGTCGCCCGGGATCTCGGCCAGGACCGATCGTCCACCCGCCTCCAAGGTCGCCCGTTCCGACTTGCGCCGCCGCCGGTCCTTCGTCAACGACGTCATCAGGCGGAGCGCGAGGACGAACAGGGCGATGGCGACAAGCGCCGCCACGACGTCACGCATCCGGGGTATCGTAACGGGATCCGCCGCGGGGATGTCTCCGCCGCCCAGGGGTCCTGGCGCGGCCGCCTGAAGTCGCCATGGATTCGGTCATCGTTCACTATCAGGAGATCGCGCTGAAGGGACGGAACCGTCCCTGGTTCATCGACCGTCTGGTGAGCAACCTGCGCCAGGCGACCGCGGGCCTCGACGTGAAACAGGTCCGCGCCCTCATGGGGCGGATCGAGGTAACGCTCGGCCCGTCAGCCGACTGGCCGGCGCTACGCGAACGGCTGTCCAACGTCTTCGGCGTGGCCAACTTTGCCCGCGCGGGGACATCCCAACCGGACGTCGACGCGATTGCCGCCGCCATCGTCGAGCAGCTCGAAGCGGGAGTAGACGGGGCGGGCGCCGACACCAGCTTTCGTGTCCGCGCGACGCGCGCCGACAAGACCTATCCCCTCACGTCGCCCGAGATCGAACGGGCGGTAGGCGGCCGGATCAAGCAGGAGATCGGCTGGCGCGTCAACCTCGAGCAGCCCGACGTTCCGATCCGGGTCGAAGTGCTGCCGGGCCGCATCTTCCACACCATCGGGAAGGAACCGGGAGCGGGCGGGCTGCCGACGGGATCGAGCGGCTCGGTCGTCTGCCTCCTCTCCGGCGGCATCGATTCGCCGGTTGCCGCCAACCGCCTGATGAAGCGCGGCTGCCGCGTCCGGTTCGTCCACTTTCATGCCTACCCCATTCTGTCGCGCGCCTCGCTCGACAAGGCACGCGAGCTGGTCGAGCTACTCACGCGGCGGCAGTTGCAGTCGCGGCTGTATGCGGTGCCGTTCGGCGAGATTCAGCAGCAGGTGGTGCTGTCGGCGCCGCCGCCGCTCCGCGTCGTCCTCTACCGCCGGCTGATGATGCGGATCGCCGAACGCCTGGCGCGCGCGTGCGATGCCCGGGCGCTCGTGACCGGCGAGTCGGTCGGCCAGGTGGCGTCGCAGACCCTCGACAACCTTGCCGTGATCAACGACGTCGTCCGGCTACCCGTGCTGCGCCCTCTCGTCGGATCCGACAAGGAGGAAATCGTCAACGAAGCGCGCCGGCTCGGGACTTATCCGATTTCGATCATTCCGGATCAGGACTGCTGCACGCTCTTCGTCCCGCGCCGGCCGGCCACCCGCGCGTCCCGGGACGAAGTGGAGCGGGCCGAGCGCGATTTGCCGATGGACGCGATGATTGACCAGGCCCTCGCCGCGGCCGAGCGGACAGACGCGGTGTTTCCGGCGCGGCGCGACGCGCGGGCGCCGAAACCGCCGGCCGACGAGGGTGCTTCGCAGGCTGCCGAAGCGCCGCACGGCCTATAATCCACCCGCAATGTCCATCCTGAAGGTGGCGCGCATGGGGCACCCCGTCCTCCGCACTCCCACCCCGCCGCTCGAACCGTCCGACATCAGTTCGCCCGAGATCCAGCGACTCATCGACGACATGTTCGAAACCATGAACGAGTACGCCGGCATCGGGCTGGCGGCGCCGCAGGTGCACCGCGAGCTCCGCCTGTTCGTGGCCGGCGTGGACGATCCGGACCAGGGGCTGCCGCCCGTCGTGATGATCAATCCCGAGATCGAGCCGCTCGGGGACGCCACGGAAGAAGACTGGGAGGGCTGCCTGAGCATCCCGGACATCCGCGGCCGCGTTCCCCGCGCAACGAAGATCCGCGTGCAGTCGCTGGACAGGCACGGCGCGCCGCAGCAGTTCACGGCCGCCGGTTTCGCGGCGCGGGTGATTCAGCACGAGACCGACCACCTCGACGGCGTGCTCTTCCTCGACCGGATGTCGTCGTTCGACAGCCTCACGTTCCTGTCGGAGTACGACCGCTTCGCGGCGGGGGACTAGCGGTCCGCTTCCGTTCGCTCGCGCGCTCGGAATCGAGCCGTTCCAGCTCCACCTCGGAGTGGTCGGCGAACGTCATCGCTTCGGCAATCGCCCGGTGACCCGCGCGCTCGGCAATCAGCCGGTGCATCCGCTGGCAGACCCGCCGATACGCAGGATGCCCCTGCGGCGTCGTTCGCAGCTCGATCACGTGCATCGCCTCACGGGCGTTCATCCGCATGTAGAAGCGGATCCGGTACGCCATCGCAACCGCGTACTGCGCGACGAGCGGCGAGTGGCGGCCCGCGATCCGGGCGGCCAGATCGGCGGAGTCGCCCATCACGCGGTCCCAGTCATCGCGGGCCCCGACGGCGTCGATTGCCTCCGGCCGGGTGCAGCCGTGGCGGGCGGTCAGGGCCTGCCAGTCGAGTGTCAGCAGGCGGTGGCGCTGCAGGTCGCGGAACGCCCCGTAATCCGACAGGATGTCGAATGTGTAGTCGGCGTGCTCGAAAGCGCGCCCCGGGCGGTGCCGTCGATTGCTCCGCTCGCCGGCATAGGCCCGAAGCGCGCGAACCCGTTCCTCCGTCGACATTGCGCGGGCCCGTGCGAGGAGCTGCCCATGCGACACGTCCGACGCGGCATAGAGCGCCGCCGCCACCACCTTCACCTCGCCGTCGGGGTCGAAGTCGGTCAGCGTCACTTCGTCGCCCGCGGGCGCCCCGGACGGTGCGTCTGCTGGTGCGCCGGCTGGTGCGCCGGCCTCCAGGCCGGCAACCTGCTCTACTCCACCTCGGTGCACGCCCCCCGGCCCGTCCATCGACGCGGCCAGCGCCTCGGTCGCGGCCCGTTGCTCCCGGAGGTAGCCGCTCCAACGGACGCCGCGGTCCTCGCGATCGACGCGCTGGAGGAACGCGGGAATCACTTTTCGGAGCTCCGGCAGCATCAGGCCGGCCACTTCCCTGCTCTCGGCGAGCGTATGCGCCCGCATCCGGAGCAACAGCGCTTCCCACGCCTGGCCCGAGCCGTAGATGCCGACGTTGGATCGAGTCGCGGCCGGCAGCAGGCCGCGCAACGTGTCGAGCGCCTTCGCCCGGATCACGGCGCGGTAGACGCCGTCGGAATCGCCCTCCGCCTGCGGGTGGCGCTCGCGAAAAAGCCGCTGCATCGGCTCGATCCAGCGGGCATAGGTCTCGAACGCGCGGTCGAGCACGGCGGCGTAGTCCGCGCGCTCGGCATCCTCCTGCAGCTCGCCGGGAATGACGTACTTCCACCGACCGTCGGGCCGCTGGGTGTAGGGGACGTAGCGCGTCGACTGCTCCAGGTACGACATCAGCCGACCCCGTTCGAGCACCTTCGTCAGGACGTTCGACACGCCCTCGCACGCAAGGTGCGCGCCGCCGAGCTGCGCCACCGAGTCGTCGCCGTACTGGTCGAAGACGCGACGGTAGAGCGTCTCGGCCCGCGCCGATCCTGGTCCCTCGGCGCCGCCGTGGTCGACTTCGCCAGCCGTCTCGAGGAACTCGTCGAGAAAGAGGCGGCGGACCGACTTCGCGGACCGCGAGTAGCGGGCGAACAGCGCCCCCTTCACCACTTCCGGCAGGTTCGTGAGGACGAAGATGGGGCTGTCGGTGTTGCCGAAGTAGGGAGAGAGGGCCGCCGCCTCGGCCGGCGTGAACGTCTCGGTCGCGGCTACGGTCGACGGCACGCGATATAATACGCCCGGCTTCCGTGACGCCCGCATTCTCCCACCGGATCGAGGTTCGCTTCCGCGACTGCGACGCGTTCAAGCACGTCAACAACGCGGTCTACTTCACCTACTTCGAGCAGGCGCGCCTGGTGATGGCGGAGACCCTGGGCCTGCGCCGCACGCTCGAGGAGGCCGGGTTGAGCCTGATCCTGGCGCACACCTCCTGCGACTACAAGGTCCAGGTGGTGTTCGGCGACCAGATCGAGGTGCGCGTCGGCGTGAACCGCATCGGCGGCGCCAGTTTCACGCTCGACATGGAGGCACGGCGCGTGCGCGACGATGCCCTGGTCGCCACCAGCAAGTCGGTGCAGGTGGTCTACGACTATTCCGTCGAGCGGCCGGTCCGGATCCCCGACACGCTGCGTGAGAAGCTCGAGTCGCTGATGAGCGGCTCGCCGGTCGTCACATAACGTGAGGGGCGCGATGGCCAACCGGGCAAACCCCAAGGGCTACGCCAATCCCCGACTGCTGATTACGCCCGACGAACTGGCGGGGCAACTGGGCGTCGCGGCCGGCTCCGCGGCGCGGCGTCCGCCCGCCGACAGCGCGCGCGTCCCGGTAGTAATCGACCTGCGGCCGGCCGCCGAGTTCGCGGCGGGCCACATTCCCGGGGCCGCACATCTCGACCTGTTCGGCATCAGCCTCATCGACACCGATCCCGCGCCGCTCGACGCCTTTCTCTGGATTATTGGTCACCTGCTGGCGACGCGCGGCGTCGAGGCCCGGCGGCCGGTAGTCGTATACGACGAACAGTCCGGCATCCGGGCGGCGCGCGCCTTCTGGTTCCTCGAGTTCTTCGGCCACACCGGCGCGCGGCTGCTCGACGGCGGCGTCGGCGCGTGGGAGCGCGACGGTTACTTCACCACCACCGAGGCCGTGCCACCGCAGGCGGCGCGATGGGAGACGGGCCGCGATGACACGCGGCTCGCGACGTGGCGCGACGTCGAGGCGCGGCTGGGTCAGACCGATGCCGCGATCCTCGACACGCGCACCGACGGCGAGTACTGCGGCGCCACCGTCCGCGCCAAGCGGGGCGGCGCCATTCCGGGCGCGATCCACGTCGAGTGGACGAACAATCTGGACGAGCACGGCGCCTTCAAGCCGGCCGCCGACCTACGCGCCATGTATGAAGCAGCCGGCGTGACTCCCGACCGGGAAGTTGTCACCTACTGTCAGGGCGGCTACCGCGCCGCCCACGGATACCTCGCGCTACGCCTCATCGGCTATCCGCGCGTCCGGAACTATCTCGGTTCGTGGAAGGAGTGGGGCGACCGGGAGCATCTACCCGTGGAAATCCCTACCCCTCCGTAGCTCTCTCGACTTGATCTTCCTCCGGCGACCCGGCCTCGAGGAATCTCACGTTCACCCCCATGTCCGGCAGGATGCGGGAGTCGCCGAGCGCGTCGAACGCGATCCGCACCAAAACTGTCGCGCGCTGGCGGTCGGCGGCGGGAATAGTCGTGATGACGCGGGCCCCTATCTCCCAGTCGGGGTAGGCGTCCAGGGTCGCAACCACACGCTGTCCGGGCGAAACCCGGTTTATGTAGCTCTCGTTGACGTCGACCTCGATCTCGAGCGACGACATGTCGACGATGGTGCAGACGCCGGTGCGGGTGAAGCCCCCGCCGGCGCTGACCGGCGAGATCGTCTCTCCCGGCTGGGCGTCCTTGGAGATGGCCACGCCGCTGAACGGCGCGCGGATGACGGTGTCCTCCCGGGCCGTCCGTCGCACGTCGATTTCGCGCTCGGCAACGACCTCCTGCTCGCGCTGGTTGGCGATCCGCGCCTCAAGCGAGTCCGCGTGGGCCTGCGTCGCGTCGAAGTCCGCCTGTCCGATCAGGTGCTTGTCCAGCAGTTGGCGCTGGCGATAAAGGTCGAGTTGCGCCTCCTCGTGTCGCACCTCGAGCTCAGCCAAGGCGCTCCGCACGGCGCGGAGCTGGGCTTCGGCCAGCGCCACGTACGACCGCTCGGTCGTGTCGTCGAGCCGGGCGAGGACCTGGCCTTCGGTCACCGCCATCCCCTCCTCGACGAGAACTTCGACAATGCGTCCCGTGATCTTCGAGGAAACGGTCGACTGCAGGCGCGCCGTAACGTAGCCCGAAGCGTTCAGCACCGTCGGCTGGCAATGTCTGTCGTACCACCGTGGTCCGCACAGCGGGAATCCGGGTTTCTTCCCACCAGTGCCAGCCGGCAACGCCCCCACCACCCAGGACGGCGAGGCCGAGAACCAGCCCAACGATTCGCACGAGCGGGGATCGGCCGCGCCGCGACCGGTCGATCTTCAGCTCGTCGAGTGACGCTGCCACCGGTGGTTCCTCCTGATTGAACGCGCGTGGCAACACTCAGGCCCCACGCAGCACGGTTGTGATCGGTAGACGCGCCGCGCGTATTGCCGGCGCCATGCCGCCGATGACGCCGACTGCAAGGGCCCAAGCGAGACCGAGCCCAATCGACTCCGGTGTCACCCGGAAGGCGAAGGCCAGTTGGGACCCCGCGGCCGGGTTGAGCGTCGATGCGGTGTAGCCGTCAAGAATTGCGTACACAACGGCGACGCCCAGGATTCCCCCGGCGAGGGCAAGCACCGTCGCCTCGACCAAGACCGAGATGACGACCGGAACGCTGTGGAAACCGAGCGCGCGCAGAGTCGCGATCTCGACCGAGCGCCGGCTGACGGCTGTGAACATCGTGGCCAGCGCGCCGAACACTGATCCGAGCGCCATGATGCCGGCGATCAGGTAGGCGAACGCATCGATCAGCGCAGCGCGTGACGCCGACTGCGCGGCGAAGAACTCGTGCTCTGGAATCAACGTGCTGGTCAGCCGAGGATCGGCGGCCAAGCGCTGGTTCAATGTCTGCACGTCGGCGTCCGCAGCCAGCTTCACGCGGGCGACACTGACTGCGGACATGCGTCGGAAGACGCTCTGCGAGATCGCCCGATCCATCCAGATTTCGGACTCCGCCGGGGCGCCCTCGGCGACGAAGTGACCGACGACTTCGAGCATCGCGGTGCGCGCCTGCACCCTGTCGCCCACCTCGAGGCCGGCGTATTGCCGCGCAGCGGAAGCGCCCACGATGACCTCGTTTCTTCCCGGCGTCAGCGTGCGTCCACTGACGATCCTGACCTCGGGGCGCAGCGTGAACGCCGCCGCGGTGACGCCGCGGCAGACGACGTCCACCGTAGTGCCGGCCCCACGCTTCGGCACGGTGAGCGTTGCGTAGACCTCTCCGCTGGTCACGTCGAGGCCTTCGTACGCCTCGAGGATCGCGAGCTCCTGAAGACCGATCCACCCGTCCATCTCGTTGTTGCTGCCGTTCCTGAGGATCAGCCCGCGGTCGGGCTTCGCCGTCTCTACGAGAGCGGATCGGAAGCCGGAGGACATCGCAAGCAGCCCGAGCAGCACGGCGACCACGGCCGCCGAACCGACGACGACGGTCGCGCTTGAGGCGGCGCGCGAGCCGAGGCTCTCCAGACTCATGCGGGTGACGGCGGCTGTCTGCTTCAACATCTAGCTGATCTCCCTTAGTGCGTGGACAATCGACAGGCGTCTCGCGGAGACCGCCGGCGGCAAGCCGATGGCCAAACCCAGCCCTCCCGCGATCCCAAGGGCGAGTCCGGCGTCAACCCAACTCATCTGGAAGCGGCCGACGACAGGTGCGAGCTGTGCATTCAGGGGCATCTCGAGCGCGAACCCGATCCCGACGCCGCCCACGGCGCCCATGAGGCAGAGCGCCAAGGCCTCGGCGAGCACCACGACTGCGGCGGTGCCGTCCTTGAATCCAAGGGCCTTCATGACGGCCAGCTCCGGCACGCGCTCGCGAAACGCCAGTGCTGCAACGTTCGCTGTCAGCAGGAGCATCGTGAAGAACACGGCGCCGAGGATCAGGGTCGCGATGAGGCCGATGTCTCCAAGCTGGTTCGCGAACTGCCGGCTCCACTCATCTTCGGACAGCGAACGTGTCGGGTCGGACGAGTTCTCGAAGCGGACATCGATGGCGTCGACGACCATCTTCGGATCGACGCCGTCGTCCAGGCGCGCTACGACCCAGCCGACTTCGTTCTTCGCCCAGTCTGCGACCGATTCGTTGAAGTAGTCGTAGCGGAGCAGAAACCACGGCTGGAGAACGCTTCCGGGAGGTACCTCGTAGGTCCCCGCGACCTCGAACTCCCAGTCCCACGATCCGTCCGACTTCGGCCAGATGTCGCCGACGATCGGGATGAGGTCGCCGGTTCGCCAACCGTGCTCCTCCGCCATGGCGACGGGAACGACCACGGCCCGGCGCGATGCCTGGAACCGGGCAAGCACATCGTCGGCGATCACGAGTTCCGGAAAGACTCGGAAGTACTGCGTCTGGTCGACCGGGGCTTTCGCGAAGGCGTGCGCCGGATCCTGGTAGTAGCCGCCGAACCAGCTCATCTGCGTTGCTCCGGCCACACCGGGGATCTCTCGCACGCTCTGCACCGCGGCGAGCGGCAGGTTGTCGGTCATCGCGTACTTCGCATCGACGAGCAGTCGTTGGACGCCCGGAACGCTGGCGCCGCCCGTGAACGCTACGCTGAGAGCACGCAGCAGCATGAACAGGACGAAGGCCACCGACAGCGACAGCGTCGTCAGCACCGTCCGCGTCGGTTTGCGCCACAGCCCGGTTCTGACCAAGCTCAGCCAAGTCATGCTGCCGCTCCGATCAGTGCGCCCTTGTCCAGTTGAACGACGGAATCGGCGTACTCCGCGGCCTGGGGGTCGTGCGTGACCATGACGATGGTCTTTCCCATCTTGCGATTCAGCGACTGGAGGAGCGACAGCACGCCGGTCGCGGTCTCCCGGTCGAGGTCGCCGGTCGGCTCGTCGCACACCAGCAACGTTGGGTCGGTCACGATCGCGCGGGCAATCGCGACCCGCTGTTGCTGACCGCCCGAGAGGGCCGACGGCTTGTGCGCCGCACGATCCTCGATCCCGACGATCCGCAGCGCGGTGTCCGCGTGCTGGCGCCGCTGGCTTCGCGTGAGCGATGTCAGGAGTAGCGGCAACTCGACGTTGGCGACCGCAGACAGCCCCGGCAACAGGTTGTAGAACTGAAAGACGAACCCGACGTGGCGCGCCCGCCACTCAGCCAGCGCCGTCGAGGTCAGGTTGCCAAGCGGCACCCCGAGGACTCGAACCTCCCCCGACATCGGTCGATCCAGGCCGGCGATCAGGTTCAACAGCGTCGTCTTCCCGGAACCCGACGGCCCCATCAGCGCCGTGAAATCGCCCTTCTGAATCGTGAGATCGAGATGATCCAGCACGACGAGCGTCTGGCCGCCTCGCGTGTAGGCGTATGTCAGGCTACGGCACTCGACCAACGATTCACTCATGGCAACACCTCCGCTTCACTCATCGCGACACCTCCTGGCGCAAACCGTTGAGCGAATCTACGGTTCGACGGACCAGGTCGTCTCGGCGAATTGTTGAAGCAGCGGTCGTTTTCGGGAATCGCCCTGACTTTTCAGCAATCGGCCGGCTTTTGCCGACTGCGGGCGCGAAACTGGGTCGGCGTCATCCCCTTGAGTGCCCGGAACGCCCGGTTGAACGGCGTGATCGACTGGTAGCCGGCCGTCAGGGCCAGTGTGAGCACCGGCATATCGTCCTGAGCGGGATCGGCCAGCGCTTCGCAGACCTCGGCCACGCGGTAGTCATGTAGCAGCGTGTTGAAGTTGCGATAGCCCAGATTCTTGTGGATCAAGGAGCGGAGGCGATACTCCGGTATCTTGAGGTGCTCTGCGAGCGCACCTACGGTGAGCCCCATGCGCCGGTACACCCGCTCGGATTCGAACGCGGCCCGAATCCGCGCCACGTCGTACTCGTCCCGGCTGACTTCGGCGGCCGCGGCGACGGGCGCCGGTCGTAGCGGATCGACGAATCGCGCGGCGTCAGGTCGGAGGAGAAGCACGACGATGGTGCCGGACAGCAGTAAGCCGAGGACAGTGACACAAGTGTGCACGGCGAAATAGACGTCGCTGGGCAGGGCCCAGATCTGCAGGGCAAGGCGCTCGACGAGCAGTGCCAACACGATATGGGCCACCGACACCACGACGAGCACGACGCGGGTCTTCCGACGCGCCTCCACCAGGTCGGCATCGGAATCGCGCAGCGCCCAGACGAGCGCGAACCCGAGCATGACGATCTGGAGCGCTGACGGAACGACCTCATAGAGGGCGAACATCGTGTGTGGCTGTGCCGGCGCCCACGCGAACGTCGCCATCCATTCGAGCGGCTCCTCGAGTGACGTCTGCACAGCCCAGACTGCCAACAGCGGAGGAGGCAACCGTTCTCCGTCCCGAAAGATCCGATGGGAAAGGACCATCACAAGGCCCGACGTGAGGTTCCGGGCGAGGTTCATGGGAATGATGAGCGGTCCCAAGTCCACCGCGAACGCGGCAGGGAGCACGGCCATGTAGGAGTGCCGCGCGGACACGACCGAGCAGATCGCGCCGAAAGCGAGCAGCGCGATCAACTGCACGTTGCGGTTTCGCGGAGCCAGCGCCAGGAGCCGGATTGCGAGCGCCACCAGGAAGGCGACGTGGGCGCCGTCGATGGCGGCGTAGAGCAGGTGCAGGTTCATTACCGAGGCAGGCCGATGCTGTAGCAACCGTGCCTGTTCCGAAACAACGCGAGCCTATAACTCCACGGGCATAGCAGCTAGCTGTCGCCCTGCCCCGTGGACGATGGACCGTTCGCTGCCAGCTCTGGAAAGAACTGCCGATACCAGCGGCGGATCAGAACCCATGGAGGCACCTCTGATTCTCTACGAGCCGGTGATCTGCGCGCCAGCCGTAGCGGGTCGGGATGTCCAGAAGCTCGTCGATCAGTTCGCTGGCGTCCTGCCTTCGAGAGCAGCGGTTGGTTCGGATCCGGTGGGTTCACGATCTCTCGCTCCTCGACCAGGTAGCCGATGTCTCGACGGGCAGCGGGGCCCGCCGCTGCTCCGGGCTTA
Coding sequences:
- a CDS encoding Fic family protein, with product MAVIQAVKKRDMHDDAIWRLIQIEASREAALNLVLPPDWRVQLDRLKRVRAIHGTTALEGNPLSDAAVGRQMDAMASSTTPPSGQSGRLRTHPVVVGTEALGGVHRGAPPEDVSRLVDEFVEFVHSRAFMANHPVVRALLAHFFLVTIHPFGDGNGRVSRLVEAGILYQGNYNVFGFYGLSDYFYRHGDEYKRLLQHSRRTQPFDLNAFVGFGVEGFATELKGINNFIKTKLNRVVYRATLLDFLLHETEPVDPFTEAPSQKIDYSELRDAPYVKSVYRGVTTRTFYRELTRLAETGFIKFSIREREPTVEIDFGAIGRY
- the thiI gene encoding tRNA 4-thiouridine(8) synthase ThiI; the encoded protein is MDSVIVHYQEIALKGRNRPWFIDRLVSNLRQATAGLDVKQVRALMGRIEVTLGPSADWPALRERLSNVFGVANFARAGTSQPDVDAIAAAIVEQLEAGVDGAGADTSFRVRATRADKTYPLTSPEIERAVGGRIKQEIGWRVNLEQPDVPIRVEVLPGRIFHTIGKEPGAGGLPTGSSGSVVCLLSGGIDSPVAANRLMKRGCRVRFVHFHAYPILSRASLDKARELVELLTRRQLQSRLYAVPFGEIQQQVVLSAPPPLRVVLYRRLMMRIAERLARACDARALVTGESVGQVASQTLDNLAVINDVVRLPVLRPLVGSDKEEIVNEARRLGTYPISIIPDQDCCTLFVPRRPATRASRDEVERAERDLPMDAMIDQALAAAERTDAVFPARRDARAPKPPADEGASQAAEAPHGL
- the def gene encoding peptide deformylase; the protein is MSILKVARMGHPVLRTPTPPLEPSDISSPEIQRLIDDMFETMNEYAGIGLAAPQVHRELRLFVAGVDDPDQGLPPVVMINPEIEPLGDATEEDWEGCLSIPDIRGRVPRATKIRVQSLDRHGAPQQFTAAGFAARVIQHETDHLDGVLFLDRMSSFDSLTFLSEYDRFAAGD
- a CDS encoding thymidylate synthase, producing MRASRKPGVLYRVPSTVAATETFTPAEAAALSPYFGNTDSPIFVLTNLPEVVKGALFARYSRSAKSVRRLFLDEFLETAGEVDHGGAEGPGSARAETLYRRVFDQYGDDSVAQLGGAHLACEGVSNVLTKVLERGRLMSYLEQSTRYVPYTQRPDGRWKYVIPGELQEDAERADYAAVLDRAFETYARWIEPMQRLFRERHPQAEGDSDGVYRAVIRAKALDTLRGLLPAATRSNVGIYGSGQAWEALLLRMRAHTLAESREVAGLMLPELRKVIPAFLQRVDREDRGVRWSGYLREQRAATEALAASMDGPGGVHRGGVEQVAGLEAGAPAGAPADAPSGAPAGDEVTLTDFDPDGEVKVVAAALYAASDVSHGQLLARARAMSTEERVRALRAYAGERSNRRHRPGRAFEHADYTFDILSDYGAFRDLQRHRLLTLDWQALTARHGCTRPEAIDAVGARDDWDRVMGDSADLAARIAGRHSPLVAQYAVAMAYRIRFYMRMNAREAMHVIELRTTPQGHPAYRRVCQRMHRLIAERAGHRAIAEAMTFADHSEVELERLDSERASERKRTASPPPRSGRTPTGT
- a CDS encoding acyl-CoA thioesterase is translated as MIRPASVTPAFSHRIEVRFRDCDAFKHVNNAVYFTYFEQARLVMAETLGLRRTLEEAGLSLILAHTSCDYKVQVVFGDQIEVRVGVNRIGGASFTLDMEARRVRDDALVATSKSVQVVYDYSVERPVRIPDTLREKLESLMSGSPVVT
- a CDS encoding sulfurtransferase, which codes for MANRANPKGYANPRLLITPDELAGQLGVAAGSAARRPPADSARVPVVIDLRPAAEFAAGHIPGAAHLDLFGISLIDTDPAPLDAFLWIIGHLLATRGVEARRPVVVYDEQSGIRAARAFWFLEFFGHTGARLLDGGVGAWERDGYFTTTEAVPPQAARWETGRDDTRLATWRDVEARLGQTDAAILDTRTDGEYCGATVRAKRGGAIPGAIHVEWTNNLDEHGAFKPAADLRAMYEAAGVTPDREVVTYCQGGYRAAHGYLALRLIGYPRVRNYLGSWKEWGDREHLPVEIPTPP
- a CDS encoding efflux RND transporter periplasmic adaptor subunit; protein product: MGWFSASPSWVVGALPAGTGGKKPGFPLCGPRWYDRHCQPTVLNASGYVTARLQSTVSSKITGRIVEVLVEEGMAVTEGQVLARLDDTTERSYVALAEAQLRAVRSALAELEVRHEEAQLDLYRQRQLLDKHLIGQADFDATQAHADSLEARIANQREQEVVAEREIDVRRTAREDTVIRAPFSGVAISKDAQPGETISPVSAGGGFTRTGVCTIVDMSSLEIEVDVNESYINRVSPGQRVVATLDAYPDWEIGARVITTIPAADRQRATVLVRIAFDALGDSRILPDMGVNVRFLEAGSPEEDQVERATEG
- a CDS encoding ABC transporter permease; this encodes MLKQTAAVTRMSLESLGSRAASSATVVVGSAAVVAVLLGLLAMSSGFRSALVETAKPDRGLILRNGSNNEMDGWIGLQELAILEAYEGLDVTSGEVYATLTVPKRGAGTTVDVVCRGVTAAAFTLRPEVRIVSGRTLTPGRNEVIVGASAARQYAGLEVGDRVQARTAMLEVVGHFVAEGAPAESEIWMDRAISQSVFRRMSAVSVARVKLAADADVQTLNQRLAADPRLTSTLIPEHEFFAAQSASRAALIDAFAYLIAGIMALGSVFGALATMFTAVSRRSVEIATLRALGFHSVPVVISVLVEATVLALAGGILGVAVVYAILDGYTASTLNPAAGSQLAFAFRVTPESIGLGLAWALAVGVIGGMAPAIRAARLPITTVLRGA
- a CDS encoding ABC transporter permease, which encodes MTWLSLVRTGLWRKPTRTVLTTLSLSVAFVLFMLLRALSVAFTGGASVPGVQRLLVDAKYAMTDNLPLAAVQSVREIPGVAGATQMSWFGGYYQDPAHAFAKAPVDQTQYFRVFPELVIADDVLARFQASRRAVVVPVAMAEEHGWRTGDLIPIVGDIWPKSDGSWDWEFEVAGTYEVPPGSVLQPWFLLRYDYFNESVADWAKNEVGWVVARLDDGVDPKMVVDAIDVRFENSSDPTRSLSEDEWSRQFANQLGDIGLIATLILGAVFFTMLLLTANVAALAFRERVPELAVMKALGFKDGTAAVVVLAEALALCLMGAVGGVGIGFALEMPLNAQLAPVVGRFQMSWVDAGLALGIAGGLGLAIGLPPAVSARRLSIVHALREIS
- a CDS encoding ABC transporter ATP-binding protein → MSESLVECRSLTYAYTRGGQTLVVLDHLDLTIQKGDFTALMGPSGSGKTTLLNLIAGLDRPMSGEVRVLGVPLGNLTSTALAEWRARHVGFVFQFYNLLPGLSAVANVELPLLLTSLTRSQRRQHADTALRIVGIEDRAAHKPSALSGGQQQRVAIARAIVTDPTLLVCDEPTGDLDRETATGVLSLLQSLNRKMGKTIVMVTHDPQAAEYADSVVQLDKGALIGAAA
- a CDS encoding helix-turn-helix transcriptional regulator, whose product is MNLHLLYAAIDGAHVAFLVALAIRLLALAPRNRNVQLIALLAFGAICSVVSARHSYMAVLPAAFAVDLGPLIIPMNLARNLTSGLVMVLSHRIFRDGERLPPPLLAVWAVQTSLEEPLEWMATFAWAPAQPHTMFALYEVVPSALQIVMLGFALVWALRDSDADLVEARRKTRVVLVVVSVAHIVLALLVERLALQIWALPSDVYFAVHTCVTVLGLLLSGTIVVLLLRPDAARFVDPLRPAPVAAAAEVSRDEYDVARIRAAFESERVYRRMGLTVGALAEHLKIPEYRLRSLIHKNLGYRNFNTLLHDYRVAEVCEALADPAQDDMPVLTLALTAGYQSITPFNRAFRALKGMTPTQFRARSRQKPADC